In a single window of the Actinomycetota bacterium genome:
- a CDS encoding phenylacetate--CoA ligase, with product MSRENLYQLQAERLKNTLIRVYNEVAFYRERLDQCGVNPYKINSLEVLDQIPFTTKEDLRLNYPFGMFARPLEEIVRIHSSSGTTGNPTVVGYTKKDIAMWGNLIARNLYSGGVREKDLIQNSYGYGLFTGGLGLHYGAELLGATVIPVSGGNTERQIKIMQDYGSTVLCCTPSYALYIAEVGREMGIDFSVLPLKLGIFGAEPWTVEIRREIESRLAIDALDIYGLSEIMGPGVACECSQKAGLHVAEDHFIVEIIDPVSGKRLKPGQQGELVFTSITKEGIPVLRYRTRDLSALETGQCRCGRTHARMAKPRGRTDDMLIIRGVNVFPSQVEEILMKVRDIEPHYLIVLDKKNYLDTIELWVEVSEEVFSEKMNELEAFESSIEHRLYSAIGIHIDVKLKEPKTIGRSIGKAQRVLDKRKKD from the coding sequence ATGTCCCGGGAAAACCTATACCAGCTTCAGGCGGAAAGGCTCAAGAATACCCTGATAAGGGTATACAACGAGGTGGCTTTTTACCGGGAGAGGCTGGATCAATGTGGGGTAAACCCCTACAAGATCAATAGCCTGGAAGTACTGGACCAGATCCCTTTTACCACCAAGGAGGATTTAAGGCTTAATTATCCTTTTGGCATGTTTGCCCGCCCTTTAGAAGAGATTGTAAGGATACATTCTTCATCGGGTACCACCGGCAATCCTACTGTAGTAGGTTATACCAAAAAGGATATAGCGATGTGGGGTAACCTCATAGCCCGCAATCTATACAGCGGAGGGGTAAGGGAGAAAGACTTAATCCAGAACAGCTATGGATACGGGCTGTTTACAGGAGGGCTGGGCCTGCATTACGGGGCAGAGCTTTTGGGAGCTACGGTTATCCCTGTATCGGGGGGAAATACGGAAAGGCAGATAAAAATAATGCAGGATTATGGGTCCACCGTGCTTTGCTGTACTCCCTCCTATGCCTTATATATTGCAGAAGTTGGGCGGGAAATGGGCATAGATTTTTCCGTTTTGCCTTTAAAGCTGGGTATCTTTGGAGCTGAACCCTGGACAGTAGAGATCCGCCGGGAAATTGAGTCCAGGCTGGCTATTGACGCCCTGGATATTTACGGCTTAAGCGAAATAATGGGACCGGGAGTGGCCTGTGAATGCAGCCAGAAGGCAGGCCTTCATGTGGCTGAAGACCATTTTATAGTAGAGATTATAGATCCGGTTAGCGGCAAAAGGCTAAAGCCGGGCCAGCAAGGGGAGCTGGTATTTACTTCCATTACCAAGGAGGGAATTCCAGTATTAAGGTACCGGACCAGGGATCTTTCTGCATTGGAAACCGGCCAATGCCGATGCGGCAGGACTCATGCCAGGATGGCTAAGCCCAGGGGCAGAACTGATGATATGCTTATCATCAGGGGAGTTAATGTATTTCCTTCACAGGTAGAAGAAATACTGATGAAGGTAAGGGATATAGAGCCCCATTATCTTATAGTATTGGATAAAAAGAATTACCTGGATACCATAGAGCTGTGGGTAGAGGTATCAGAGGAAGTATTCAGTGAAAAAATGAATGAGCTGGAGGCTTTTGAGTCATCCATTGAGCATAGACTGTATTCTGCTATAGGCATACATATAGATGTAAAGCTAAAAGAGCCCAAAACCATTGGCAGGAGCATTGGTAAAGCCCAAAGGGTTTTAGATAAAAGGAAAAAAGATTAA
- a CDS encoding ACT domain-containing protein, which yields MPVQQITVFLENQAGRLAEVAKILKDHDINLQGFSTTEARDYGILRLVVSDTQKAREFLKEAGFTTHVAEVICLKVEDKPGQLSRILEILAGQQLNVDYIYVIAGTKIVLSVKDIKRAEQVLAQQGAMLCQQGL from the coding sequence ATGCCTGTGCAGCAAATTACAGTGTTTTTGGAAAACCAAGCCGGCAGGCTGGCAGAAGTTGCAAAAATACTTAAAGATCATGATATTAATTTGCAGGGGTTTTCCACTACTGAGGCCAGGGATTACGGTATATTGAGGCTGGTGGTTTCGGATACCCAAAAGGCCAGGGAATTTTTGAAAGAAGCAGGATTTACTACTCATGTGGCAGAGGTTATTTGCCTCAAAGTAGAAGATAAGCCGGGGCAGCTGTCCAGAATACTGGAGATACTGGCTGGCCAGCAACTCAATGTAGATTATATTTATGTAATAGCCGGCACTAAAATAGTGCTAAGCGTAAAAGATATCAAAAGGGCAGAGCAGGTATTGGCCCAGCAGGGGGCAATGCTTTGCCAGCAGGGTTTGTAA
- a CDS encoding indolepyruvate oxidoreductase subunit beta, whose protein sequence is MEDRKTCIPQNAGQDIQEDIVSVLLAGVGGQGIILAAAILAEAARLGGLEVKQSEIHGMSQRGGSVVSSVRLGRQVFSPTIDRADFIVALEKLEALRYAHRLKKAGLMLISDYEIAPVSLFTSKQQYPSHLEDKIAKTGVNCQLVDAQQAACQIGHPKTVNVIMLGVLSRHMDLSLQCWLQSIEQNVPLKAVDINLEAFRRGRQY, encoded by the coding sequence GTGGAGGATAGAAAAACCTGTATCCCCCAAAACGCTGGACAAGATATCCAGGAAGATATCGTATCAGTGCTTTTAGCCGGGGTAGGGGGCCAGGGCATAATACTGGCAGCAGCCATTTTAGCAGAAGCGGCCAGGTTAGGCGGGCTGGAGGTTAAGCAATCAGAGATCCACGGCATGTCTCAAAGGGGTGGAAGCGTGGTAAGCAGCGTCAGGCTGGGCAGGCAGGTCTTTTCTCCTACTATAGACAGGGCTGATTTTATAGTGGCTTTGGAGAAGTTGGAAGCCTTAAGATATGCCCACCGGCTGAAGAAAGCAGGACTGATGCTGATAAGCGATTATGAAATAGCCCCGGTGTCTTTGTTTACCAGCAAACAGCAATATCCTTCCCACCTGGAAGATAAAATAGCTAAAACTGGGGTTAACTGCCAATTGGTGGACGCCCAACAAGCTGCCTGCCAGATAGGGCATCCCAAAACAGTCAATGTAATAATGCTGGGGGTACTATCCAGGCATATGGATTTAAGCTTACAGTGCTGGCTGCAATCTATTGAGCAAAATGTGCCCTTAAAGGCAGTTGACATAAATCTGGAGGCCTTCCGCAGGGGCCGGCAATATTAA
- the iorA gene encoding indolepyruvate ferredoxin oxidoreductase subunit alpha, whose translation MNTKSKLLTGNEAIARGAWEAGVTVAAAYPGTPSTEILESLSTYDQVYAQWSVNEKVALEIASGASMEGARTLVAMKHVGLNVAADPFMTLAYTGVGGGLVIVTADDPAMHSSQNEQDNRYYALMAKVPLLEPSDSQEAKQYVIEAFRLSEKYDTPVLLRTTTRVSHSKSEVELLPRLDRIKPEYAKDSSKYVMIPGYGRPRRTNLINRWNRLAAHAENSPLHYIYRPACSQAPEVGMVTSGISYQYAREVFTGIDILKLGITCPLPQKLIQGFARGKKLLLVAEELEPFLEDQIKALGLGVEVAGKQYFPQQGELSLAIMKEAYTQLFGSRGQSPFSPAPQEVPSRPPVLCAGCSHRPVFYVLHKLKVRVMGDIGCYSLAVLPPLNAMDSLLCMGAGVGQALGMEKANPDIKGKVVSVIGDSTFFHSGITSLVDSVYNQGTGVIIILDNRTTAMTGHQANPGMGSTLQKEQVPVVLPEKIAEAAGVKNIQVVDPYQLEQLEKVIKKELARDELSVIVCRQECVLLKKEGIQERFFIDQAVCRDCGVCLKFGCPAIQVRKGKYLIDGIMCTSCGVCPSLCKFGAIKREGR comes from the coding sequence TTGAATACGAAAAGCAAACTGCTTACGGGAAATGAAGCTATAGCCAGGGGCGCCTGGGAAGCGGGTGTCACCGTGGCTGCTGCTTATCCCGGGACTCCATCTACAGAGATTCTGGAAAGCCTATCCACCTATGACCAGGTATATGCCCAGTGGTCAGTAAATGAAAAGGTAGCCTTAGAAATAGCTTCCGGAGCCAGTATGGAAGGAGCCAGAACTTTAGTGGCCATGAAACATGTAGGCCTTAATGTGGCTGCAGACCCTTTTATGACTTTAGCTTATACCGGAGTAGGGGGCGGCCTGGTGATAGTGACTGCAGATGATCCTGCCATGCACAGCTCCCAGAACGAGCAGGACAACCGTTACTATGCCTTAATGGCCAAAGTTCCCCTGCTGGAGCCCTCCGATAGCCAGGAAGCCAAGCAATATGTAATTGAGGCTTTCAGGCTTAGTGAAAAATATGATACCCCGGTCCTGTTAAGGACCACTACCAGGGTCTCCCATTCCAAGTCGGAAGTAGAGCTGTTGCCCCGGCTGGATAGGATTAAACCTGAATATGCCAAGGATAGCTCCAAATACGTAATGATACCCGGTTACGGGCGGCCCCGGAGAACCAATTTGATTAATAGATGGAATAGGTTAGCTGCCCATGCCGAGAATAGCCCGCTGCACTATATTTACCGGCCAGCTTGCAGCCAGGCTCCGGAGGTGGGTATGGTAACCAGCGGGATAAGCTACCAATATGCCCGGGAAGTATTTACTGGCATAGACATATTGAAACTAGGTATAACCTGCCCCCTGCCCCAAAAATTAATACAGGGCTTTGCCCGGGGAAAAAAATTACTGCTAGTGGCAGAGGAGCTGGAACCTTTTTTGGAGGACCAGATAAAGGCGCTTGGCCTGGGAGTAGAAGTGGCTGGTAAACAATATTTTCCCCAGCAGGGTGAGCTCAGCCTGGCCATAATGAAAGAGGCTTATACCCAGCTGTTTGGCAGCCGGGGCCAATCTCCTTTTTCTCCTGCCCCCCAGGAAGTACCTTCCCGGCCTCCGGTGCTTTGTGCTGGTTGTTCCCACCGGCCGGTGTTCTATGTGCTCCATAAATTAAAAGTAAGGGTGATGGGGGACATAGGCTGTTATTCTTTGGCGGTACTTCCTCCATTGAATGCTATGGACAGCCTATTGTGCATGGGAGCAGGAGTAGGGCAGGCTTTAGGCATGGAGAAAGCCAACCCGGATATAAAGGGGAAAGTGGTATCAGTAATTGGGGACTCCACCTTTTTCCACTCTGGAATTACTTCTCTGGTGGATAGTGTTTATAACCAGGGTACCGGGGTTATAATTATCCTGGATAACCGTACTACTGCTATGACCGGGCATCAGGCTAATCCAGGCATGGGCAGTACCTTGCAAAAAGAGCAGGTACCGGTGGTTTTACCCGAAAAAATTGCGGAAGCAGCAGGAGTAAAAAATATACAGGTAGTAGATCCCTATCAGTTGGAACAGTTGGAAAAAGTGATTAAAAAAGAGCTGGCCCGGGATGAATTATCGGTGATTGTGTGCAGGCAGGAATGTGTGCTGTTAAAAAAAGAGGGCATCCAGGAGCGCTTTTTCATAGATCAGGCGGTTTGCCGCGACTGCGGGGTTTGCCTTAAGTTCGGCTGTCCTGCCATACAGGTAAGAAAAGGCAAGTATTTAATTGATGGGATAATGTGTACCTCCTGCGGGGTTTGCCCCAGCCTGTGCAAGTTTGGGGCCATAAAAAGGGAGGGGAGATAA
- a CDS encoding PadR family transcriptional regulator, translating into MHKMDSNCFCRGGKMGRLLVPAMLLLLAEESSHGYELADRYQQLGLTEAESDVGAIYRTLKAMEKDGFVKFSWETHSQGPAKKVYSITPAGLELLLKWAQEIGDRKRKLDRFLGRVNQVIIKQ; encoded by the coding sequence ATGCATAAAATGGACAGTAACTGCTTCTGCCGCGGAGGCAAAATGGGAAGGCTGCTGGTGCCGGCTATGCTGCTTTTGCTGGCTGAAGAATCTTCCCATGGATATGAGCTGGCAGACAGGTATCAGCAGCTGGGCTTAACTGAAGCTGAAAGCGATGTGGGGGCCATATACCGGACCCTTAAAGCTATGGAAAAAGATGGTTTTGTAAAATTTAGCTGGGAAACCCATAGCCAGGGACCGGCCAAGAAGGTTTACAGTATCACTCCCGCCGGATTAGAGCTTTTACTGAAATGGGCCCAAGAAATAGGTGACCGTAAGCGTAAGCTGGACCGATTTTTGGGAAGGGTAAACCAGGTAATTATAAAGCAGTGA
- a CDS encoding permease, producing the protein MKDLKQAQQGKKNNRKDILAMAVVLAAAAIILLIFPHKAMPVLTVSGNYLMELVLVLPAVMVIIGLFSVWIPDQTVVKYMGHASGIKGIFLSLALGMLPTGPLYIAFPMAAALLGKGAKRSNIIIFISAWACIKLPQELIEVQFLGLNFTLLRLGLTLAFVIAMGLIIEKLMDLTDRKNIKVEVKK; encoded by the coding sequence ATGAAAGACTTAAAACAGGCTCAGCAGGGTAAAAAAAATAACCGCAAGGATATCTTGGCTATGGCCGTGGTACTGGCAGCAGCTGCCATAATCCTGCTTATCTTTCCCCATAAGGCAATGCCGGTGCTTACCGTGTCTGGAAATTACCTGATGGAGCTGGTGCTGGTGCTGCCGGCAGTTATGGTAATAATTGGGTTGTTCTCGGTATGGATTCCGGATCAGACGGTAGTTAAATATATGGGGCATGCTTCAGGTATTAAGGGAATATTTTTATCCCTGGCTCTGGGGATGCTTCCTACCGGGCCCCTGTATATTGCTTTTCCTATGGCGGCTGCCCTGCTGGGAAAGGGGGCCAAAAGGTCTAATATAATTATCTTTATATCCGCCTGGGCCTGTATCAAGCTTCCCCAGGAACTGATAGAGGTACAGTTTTTAGGTTTAAATTTTACCCTGCTCAGGCTGGGTTTAACCCTGGCTTTTGTTATAGCCATGGGCTTGATAATTGAAAAATTAATGGACCTGACCGACAGGAAAAACATAAAGGTGGAGGTTAAAAAATAA
- a CDS encoding permease, with translation MKQLASNYITAIIINAIAIGWLIFSVVKSKKKTKQSLKIAVKTFIKILPLIIIIVVFIGFLLGFFPPQLISNIVGEQAGFWGVLVTAVLGSVLFIPALISFPLAASLLESGASVMSVAAFITTLTMVGVTTLPLELREMGRKMTILRNVLSFIFALAIAAIMGWIL, from the coding sequence ATGAAGCAATTAGCCAGCAATTATATTACAGCGATAATTATTAATGCCATAGCCATTGGGTGGCTCATATTCTCGGTGGTAAAAAGCAAAAAGAAAACCAAACAGTCTTTAAAAATAGCTGTAAAGACCTTTATCAAGATCCTTCCTTTGATTATTATAATTGTAGTATTTATTGGTTTTTTACTGGGCTTTTTCCCTCCCCAGCTTATTTCCAATATTGTTGGTGAACAAGCAGGTTTCTGGGGAGTGCTGGTTACTGCGGTACTGGGCTCAGTTTTATTTATCCCTGCCCTTATATCTTTTCCCCTGGCTGCTTCCCTTTTAGAGAGCGGTGCTTCGGTCATGTCTGTAGCTGCTTTTATTACCACCCTTACTATGGTAGGGGTTACCACCTTGCCTCTGGAGCTAAGGGAAATGGGCCGTAAGATGACTATTTTAAGAAATGTGCTAAGTTTTATATTTGCACTGGCCATAGCAGCTATAATGGGGTGGATATTATGA
- a CDS encoding cytochrome c biogenesis protein CcdA, whose amino-acid sequence MLNIDVNSSLYVVLAIVFSTGFISGLSPCTLPTIVFVTAYVGGAKSKSKKKGFILSLFFILGIALMLSLLGVFAGLMGKIISNAVVLNIIIAAVLLVMGLWLLGTIKINTNWSYAKINPKKGSGVLGALLLGIPFGIAASPCTMPVTMSVLAFSSLKGSVLYGMLLMFVFAMGRSIPLLVAGTFTGIIKELSLISKYQPVIEKVSGFILIGLSGYFIWQAAAG is encoded by the coding sequence ATGCTTAATATTGATGTAAACAGCAGCTTATATGTAGTATTAGCCATTGTTTTTTCCACCGGCTTTATAAGCGGGCTTAGCCCCTGCACCTTGCCCACCATAGTGTTTGTAACCGCCTATGTGGGAGGGGCAAAAAGCAAAAGCAAGAAAAAAGGATTCATCCTGTCTCTATTCTTTATTCTGGGCATAGCCTTAATGCTTTCCCTGTTGGGAGTTTTTGCCGGCCTTATGGGAAAGATTATCAGCAATGCTGTCGTTCTTAATATAATTATAGCAGCAGTTCTTCTGGTAATGGGCTTGTGGCTGCTGGGGACCATAAAGATAAATACCAATTGGAGCTATGCAAAAATTAATCCTAAAAAGGGAAGCGGTGTACTGGGAGCTCTTCTATTGGGTATCCCTTTTGGCATTGCCGCTTCTCCCTGTACCATGCCGGTTACCATGTCAGTATTGGCCTTTTCTTCCCTCAAGGGAAGTGTTCTTTATGGTATGTTGTTGATGTTTGTGTTTGCCATGGGCAGGAGCATACCACTCCTGGTGGCAGGAACTTTTACTGGAATCATTAAAGAACTGTCACTAATATCCAAATATCAGCCGGTTATAGAGAAGGTCTCAGGGTTCATATTAATCGGCCTGTCCGGCTATTTTATTTGGCAGGCAGCGGCAGGCTGA